In one Rutidosis leptorrhynchoides isolate AG116_Rl617_1_P2 chromosome 8, CSIRO_AGI_Rlap_v1, whole genome shotgun sequence genomic region, the following are encoded:
- the LOC139863795 gene encoding uncharacterized protein produces the protein MGDHFTLLVDKMLTESTIDAVIERQNRFNSRAEASTHESTNTDFSNSHMIVSKSIKLVECRICHDDDQASNMETPCACCGTLKYAHRTCVQRWCNEKGNTICEICLQPFKPGYTSPPQLYLFGRIPMNFRGNWEISRRDLYNWRFSTTFANNHDFIESDFNDQYIAPSSTSILCCRIVAIFFIILLMLRYTLPIIINATDAFSISMFMVTSDFNLCYI, from the exons ATGGGGGATCATTTCACATTGTTGGTTGATAAAATGCTCACTGAATCAACCATTGATGCTGTCATCGAGCGTCAAAATAGGTTTAATTCTCGTGCAGAAGCGTCAACACATGAATCCACGAATACCGACTTTTCTAATTCTCATATGATAGTATCAAAATCAATTAAATTGGTAGAATGCAGGATCTGTCACGATGACGATCAAGCTTCGAACATGGAGACACCATGTGCATGTTGTGGCACACTCAAG TATGCGCACCGTACATGTGTTCAGCGGTGGTGCAACGAGAAGGGGAACACTATCTGTGAGATTTGCCTCCAG CCATTCAAGCCCGGTTATACATCACCACCTCAACTCTACCTTTTTGGGCGTATCccaatgaatttcag GGGAAACTGGGAGATTTCCAGAAGAGACCTCTACAATTGGCGGTTTTCGACTACATTTGCCAATAATCATGACTTTATCGAATCTGATTTTAATGATCAGTACATAGCTCCAAGTTCAACAAGCATTTTATGTTGCCGTATAGTTGCCATTTTT TTTATCATTCTACTTATGTTGCGCTACACTCTTCCTATCATCATTAACGCAACTGATGCATTCTCCATTTCAATGTTCATGGTGACGTCAGATTTTAATCTTTGTTATATTTGA